The window GATTCCGCAGGCAGGATCACCGGCTGGGCATCCTGTATAAAAAGTGTAGTTACCAGCCGCATAAACATTGACGTTGTGTGCAGTCCATTTTTTGCCACTAAATGCGGTTGGCGAGGACAGAGTTGCGTTGGAACTGCCATCGCGGACCAAAGAGTTATACCAAGTACCATTCCAGGTAAAGGTCACGTCGTTCGTGCCACCAGTCAAACCGTTGGATGAACCGACCATGGTCATATTATTGCCGGTGGTGCTCACTATGGGGGTATAAACAGCATGTGCCGCGCTGGCGCAAAATAACATAGAAACGGCAACGCTCATTGTCATTTGTTTCAACTGATTCATGGCATTACTCTCCAATTGACATTATGAGTGCAAAAAACTATTAAGCAGCTTTGCGTCGTGCCACACCGATTAAACCCAGCAGGCCTGAACTGAACAGCCATAATGAGGCTGGAACGGGTACCGCTTGGATGCCATTAATATTGAAATTCCAACTTTGGCTTATCGTCGGACCATCAATCATCTGGGTACCTGAAAAGCTGTCAGGATCCATGTTGGTATCAATTGAAACTGCATCCCATACAGTGTTGATGGTATTGCCAGAACTTGAACCATTACAAT is drawn from Sulfurirhabdus autotrophica and contains these coding sequences:
- a CDS encoding VPLPA-CTERM sorting domain-containing protein translates to CNGSSSGNTINTVWDAVSIDTNMDPDSFSGTQMIDGPTISQSWNFNINGIQAVPVPASLWLFSSGLLGLIGVARRKAA